The following DNA comes from Bacteroidia bacterium.
AAGAAGATCTTGATAAAGTAAAAAAACGATATTTATATCGTTTCCCTGTAGCAACATTAATGGAAACAACTCTGTGGTCGCTGGAGTTGACTTTAATTAAGATGACTGATAATCGGTTAGGATTTGGGAAAAAACTTATTTGGAAGAAATTAATTTAACTAAATCCTGTTTTTAATAAGTAAAACTATTGCCATAGCACTAACACCTTCTTCACGTCCAATGTAACCAAGCTTTTCATTGGTGGTAGCTTTAATAGAAATTTCATCAATACTAATGCCGGCAGTTATTGAGATTTGTTCTTTCATTTTTTCAATAAAAGGCATTATTTTAGGTTTCTCAAGACATAGAGTGCAGTCAATATTATTTATTTCAAAACCTTGCTTACGAATTAAACCAGCTGTTTTTTCTAAAAGAATTTTACTGTCAATTCCTTTAAATTCTGAAGAAGTATCAGGAAAATGTTTGCCAATATCTCCAAGATTTGCTGCACCTAATAATGCATCGCAAATTGCATGAATAAGTACATCACCATCAGAATGTGCCACAATTCCTTTAGAATGAGGAATAGAAACTCCTCCAATAATTAAAGGTAAACCTGTTTTTAATTGGTGAACGTCAAATCCTTGTCCAATTCTTAGTATCATTTAGTGCCTGGTGCTTCTTTTCCTTTAATTCCTTCAAAATCAAATGAGAGTGTAAAGCGAAGTGTGTTCTCCAAAGGATTCTTCTGATGA
Coding sequences within:
- a CDS encoding 2-C-methyl-D-erythritol 2,4-cyclodiphosphate synthase, with amino-acid sequence MLRIGQGFDVHQLKTGLPLIIGGVSIPHSKGIVAHSDGDVLIHAICDALLGAANLGDIGKHFPDTSSEFKGIDSKILLEKTAGLIRKQGFEINNIDCTLCLEKPKIMPFIEKMKEQISITAGISIDEISIKATTNEKLGYIGREEGVSAMAIVLLIKNRI